Proteins encoded in a region of the Triplophysa dalaica isolate WHDGS20190420 chromosome 10, ASM1584641v1, whole genome shotgun sequence genome:
- the vtg8 gene encoding LOW QUALITY PROTEIN: vitellogenin (The sequence of the model RefSeq protein was modified relative to this genomic sequence to represent the inferred CDS: inserted 2 bases in 1 codon), with the protein MRAVIMTLTIALVGNQHFVPLVPVLAGTQTYVYKYEALLFTGLHQEGLAKAGIKINTKVFISAVSENTYLFKLSHVQFFEYSGIWPTNAFSPTKLTSALATQLQIPIKFEYKNGAVGGIFAPSEVPTTIVNLHRGILNILQLNLKNTENIYETEEAGVQGICKTQYLIGENEKTNNIDVTKSKDLTHCHERIVKDVGLTYMENCIDCQEEVRSLSGVATYNYILNQTPYGVQITEARVQEIHRFPLLTEIGDATQMEIRQTLSFLDSIATHINPISAEYLARGSLQYEFSTETLWSNIQPMRISNPQAQIVDSLDHLATTKLEEVHGDVPLKFIRLIQFMRFGSLDDFEGIWAQFKNRPNFRKWILEAVPSVGSFVALKFIKKTFLAGDLSILEFTQALLPMVHTVTADLDTVKMYSGLVLSQKVQQIPGVREFAMLGYGTMIARYCAEAPVCPEELLKPIHDIAAEVTAKADVSAMTLILKVLGNAGQPASIKPIVKILSTSAFPLKVQVNAILALKVIAKKEHKQVQGVVLPIFLNKDLHPELRMVSWIALFETKPSIGLVTTLARTLQEETNLQVASLAYSHIKALAKSASPDLATVAVACNIAIKMLSPKLDKLSYQYSKAFLLDGYQYPLMIGAAGSAFIINDAATNLPRAVVAKVRAYLAGAAADVIEVGVRTDGVQEALLKSQFLNEDWRVKMKQVLNALKGFKALPNKKPLGSIYVKVFGQEIAFLDVDKAVVDQATQFASKGYLSELAVGALKALQNGIFLQYAKPLLIAEVRRIFPSAAGVPLELGLYTAAVVAANLKVKAIITPPVTESISVAHLMKTDMKLTAEVSPRVALETLAVMGMNTGFIGANLIARGTIHTFLPLKVEAKIDIPKANFKIQAFPVVFPVHVATARFNMSAAAGNIEEVDAERSILVVPERVVVQETRGSSGSDGDLTSETDRSGVLPVMESELRTSAPLHKTLCSTFPHIGIKACIEVMSCNAAFIQNTALYNMIGHHGVHITIARANGPAVEGLEFEVQVGPRAAKMLLKEINAITETPKVRRSILQKLWEILENGQRKINSTRFFNSKTFSYPKSSSSSTSSSSRSTNSHLSKELSNRQNSESCIINSKELGRFLGGSVPLLFAIIAQVVRVDHKLMGYQVAAYLDKPTSRVQIIVASIAEKDNWKMIVDAVLLSKCKAAANIAWGAQGQQYSASIRVETGHSDSSPLAHLIVKYGKMPSLLITYAKRLSNNIPAAAQMTGFSISDAKNIRKQLELIMLIQTEKTLDIIIKMPAMTLSKSGLVLPIALPFTSEAIYSSEEQDFTGIIWRLYVVASSAKCSMIRNTLTTFNNKQYKYVAPHSCYQVLAQDCTPEHKFMVLMRKDNVSEHGHLNIKVASIDVELLYQKNAIKIQINGTEIHINHLSYKNSTGNIQIVKKGQGISLHAPDYGLQEVFYATGQWRIFVADWMRGQTCGLCGKADGEIKQEYRTPTGYLTKSPMSFAHSWVLTAESCLATRQCHMRLETVKLERQMMDGYNSKCDFVEPVLRCLPGCTPVRSRHITLRYNCMTSCSSLNHPEXSKHDNEDLKETEAHVACRCTKGCV; encoded by the exons ATGAGAGCTGTTATCATGACTCTGACTATAGCCCTTGTGGGTAA TCAACATTTTGTGCCTTTAGTACCTGTGTTGGCAGGTACTCAGACCTATGTGTACAAATATGAGGCTTTGCTCTTCACTGGTCTTCACCAAGAGGGTCTGGCCAAAGCCGGGATCAAGATCAACACCAAAGTGTTCATTAGTGCTGTGTCTGAAAATACATACTTGTTTAAG CTTTCACATGTTCAGTTTTTTGAATACAGTGGAATCTGGCCTACAAATGCTTTTTCTCCTACAAAGCTCACATCAGCACTTGCCACTCAGCTGCAGATTCCCATAAAGTTTGAGTACAAAAATGGTGCGGTTGGAGGAATATTCGCTCCTTCAGAAGTTCCAACCACCATAGTCAACTTGCACAGGGGAATATTGAACATTCTTCAGCTCAACCTCAAGAACACTGAGAACATCTATGAGACTGAAGAA GCTGGAGTTCAAGGCATCTGCAAGACTCAATATCTGATCGgtgaaaatgaaaagacaaacaATATTGACGTCACCAAGTCCAAAGATCTTACACATTGCCATGAGAGGATAGTAAAGGATGTTGGCTTGACATACATGGAAAACTGCATTGACTGTCAAGAG GAAGTAAGGAGCCTTTCTGGAGTTGCAACCTACAACTACATCCTAAATCAGACTCCCTATGGTGTTCAGATCACTGAAGCAAGGGTTCAAGAGATCCATCGGTTTCCACTTCTAACTGAGATCGGGGATGCTACCCAAATGGAAATTAG acAAACCCTGAGTTTTTTAGACAGTATAGCAACTCACATAAATCCAATCAGCGCTGAATATTTAGCACGTGGATCTTTACAATATGAATTTAGCACAGAGACTCTCTGGAGCAACATTCAGCCCATGAGAATCAGTAATCCCCAGGCTCAG ATTGTTGATTCTCTGGATCATCTTGCTACAACAAAACTGGAAGAAGTCCATGGAGATGTTCCTCTAAAATTTATAAGGCTTATCCAGTTTATGCGTTTTGGAAGTCTGGATGATTTTGAAGGAATCTGGGCTCAGTTCAAAAACAGACCAAATTTCAG GAAATGGATCCTAGAAGCCGTTCCTTCGGTTGGCTCCTTCGTTGCATTAAAATTCATCAAGAAGACATTCTTAGCAGGTGATCTTTCCATCTTGGAGTTTACTCAGGCCCTTTTGCCCATGGTGCACACGGTCACTGCTGATTTGGATACTGTTAAGATGTACTCT GGTCTGGTTCTGAGTCAAAAGGTTCAACAAATACCAGGTGTGCGTGAATTTGCGATGCTTGGCTATGGGACAATGATTGCCAGGTACTGTGCTGAAGCTCCTGTATGCCCAGAGGAACTTTTGAAG CCCATTCATGACATTGCTGCTGAGGTGACTGCTAAGGCTGATGTTTCCGCAATGACACTGATTCTCAAGGTATTGGGCAATGCTGGTCAACCTGCTAGCATTAAACCCATCGTGAAGATTCTATCTACATCTGCATTCCCATTAAAAGTCCAAGTTAATGCTATTTTGGCTCTGAAAGTCATTGccaaaaaagaacacaaacag gTCCAAGGGGTAGTTCTACCGATCTTTTTGAACAAAGATCTCCACCCAGAGCTGCGCATGGTCTCGTGGATTGCTCTTTTTGAAACGAAGCCAAGCATCGGTCTGGTGACTACTTTGGCACGTACTTTGCAGGAGGAGACAAATTTACAGGTGGCCAGCCTTGCATACTCTCATATCAAAGCTTTGGCGAAGAGTGCTTCTCCAGACCTTGCTACAGT TGCTGTGGCCTGCAATATTGCTATCAAGATGTTAAGTCCAAAACTGGACAAACTCAGCTACCAATACAGCAAGGCATTTCTCTTGGATGGTTATCAGT ATCCCCTAATGATTGGAGCTGCTGGAAGTGCTTTTATCATCAACGATGCCGCCACCAACCTGCCCAGAGCTGTTGTAGCCAAAGTCCGTGCTTACTTGGCTGGAGCTGCAGCTGATGTCATTGAG GTTGGTGTCAGAACTGATGGAGTTCAGGAGGCTCTTTTGAAATCTCAGTTCCTGAATGAAGACTGGCGGGTTAAGATGAAACAAGTACTCAATGCa CTAAAGGGGTTCAAGGCCCTGCCAAACAAGAAGCCCCTGGGCTCGATCTATGTGAAAGTCTTTGGACAAGAGATAGCTTTTTTAGATGTTGACAAAGCAGTTGTGGATCAGGCAACACAG TTTGCTTCTAAAGGTTATCTATCTGAGCTGGCTGTTGGAGCTCTCAAAGCCTTGCAGAACGGCATTTTCCTTCAATATGCCAAGCCCTTACTGATAGCAGAAGTGCGTCGAATCTTCCCATCAGCAGCCGGTGTGCCCTTGGAGCTCGGTTTGTACACTGCTGCTGTTGTGGCTGCTAATCTGAAAG TCAAGGCTATCATTACACCACCTGTAACTGAGAGCATCAGTGTGGCCCATCTGATGAAGACAGACATGAAGTTAACTGCTGAGGTTTCACCAAGAGTTGCATTAGAGACACTTGCTGTCATGGGAATGAACACTGGATTTATTGGGGCTAATTTAATTGCTAGAGGAACAATCCACACATTTTTGCCACTGAAAGTGGAGGCAAAGATTGACATCCCAAAGGCTAACTTCAAGATACAGGCCTTTCCTGTtgtgtttccggtgcatgttgcaACTGCACG TTTTAATATGTCGGCAGCAGCTGGAAACATTGAGGAGGTTGATGCTGAAAGGAGTATACTAGTAGTACCAGAGAGAGTGGTTGTGCAAGAAACTCGTGGCTCTTCAGGTTCTGATGGAGATTTG ACATCTGAAACAGATAGATCTGGTGTGTTACCTGTTATGGAATCTGAATTGAGGACAAGTGCTCCACTTCATAAAACTCTATGCTCTACTTTCCCTCACATTGGAATCAAGGCATGCATTGAGGTCATGTCCTGTAATGCTGCGTTTATCCAAAACACAGCCCTTTATAACATGATTGGACACCATGGAGTACATATTACAATAGCTCGAG CCAATGGTCCTGCTGTTGAGGGTCTAGAGTTTGAAGTCCAAGTGGGCCCGAGAGCAGCTAAGATGCTCCTTAAAGAGATCAATGCTATTACAGAAACCCCTAAAGTAAGGAGGAGCATACTGCAGAAACTGTGGGAAATCCTGGAGAATGGGCAAAGGAAGATCAACTCAACCAGGTTCTTCAATTCTAAAACTTTTTCCTACCCTAaaagcagcagcagcagtaCTAGCAGTTCTAGTAGATCTACCAACTCTCATCTGTCCAAA gAGCTGTCCAATCGACAAAACAGTGAAAGTTGTATTATTAATTCAAAGGAATTG GGAAGATTTCTTGGGGGATCTGTTCCTCTACTGTTTGCTATCATTGCACAAGTTGTACGAGTTGATCACAAATTGATGGGATACCAGGTTGCTGCTTATTTGGACAAACCCACCTCGAGAGTGCAGATCATTGTGGCCTCCATCGCAGAGAAGGACAATTGGAAGATGATTGTTGATGCCGTTCTGCTGAGCAAGTGCAAAGCTGCC GCAAATATTGCCTGGGGTGCACAGGGTCAACAATATTCAGCATCCATCAGAGTAGAGACTGGTCACTCTGATTCAAGTCCTTTGGCCCATCTTATAGTGAAGTATGGAAAGATGCCCAGTCTTCTCATCACCTATGCCAAgag GTTGTCCAATAACATTCCTGCAGCGGCACAAATGACTGGATTTTCCATTAGCGATGCGAAAAATATTAGAAAACAGTTAGAACTGATCATGTTAATCCAAACCGAAAAAACCCTAGACATCATTATCAAGATGCCAGCA ATGACCCTGTCAAAGTCAGGCTTGGTTCTACCTATTGCTTTGCCTTTTACAAGTGAGGCTATATATTCCAGTGAAGAACAAGATTTCACAGGCATCATTTGGAGACTTTATGTAGTTGCTAGTTCAG CAAAATGCAGTATGATAAGAAACACCTTGACCACATTTAACAACAAGCAGTACAAATATGTTGCTCCACATTCCTGTTACCAAGTCCTGGCTCAAGATTGTACTCCAGAGCATAAATTCATGGTCCTAATGAGAAAGGATAACGTTTCTGAGCACGGACACCTGAACATTAAGGTGGCCAGCAT CGATGTTGAGCTGCTTTACCAAAAGAATGCAATAAAGATTCAGATTAATGGAACTGAAATACACATCAACCATCTTTCATACAAGAACTCAACAG GAAACATACAGATTGTAAAGAAAGGTCAAGGTATCTCACTCCATGCCCCTGACTATGGTCTTCAAGAGGTCTTTTATGCCACTGGCCAGTGGAGG ATTTTTGTTGCAGATTGGATGAGGGGACAGACTTGTGGTCTTTGTGGAAAGGCAGATGGAGAAATAAAACAGGAATACCGCACACCCACTGGCTATCTGACAAAAAGCCCAATGAGCTTTGCCCATTCATGGGTACTCACTGCTGAAAGCTGTCTTGCTACTCGCC AGTGTCACATGAGACTAGAAACTGTGAAACTCGAGAGGCAGATGATGGATGGATATAATTCCAAATGT
- the LOC130430669 gene encoding uncharacterized protein LOC130430669, whose translation MNFRLSSLILLLHIQGSLTLDSFSVTCTKKNICAVRGTEVTLRCSYTNRDIKTMFWFNKKQSKNWREKKEPEDLRLDSDYSGRVKQWLYYYPSDLTITDVRESDSGEYQLMFIMKDGVKHISSVTVNLTVTVLQVKMIPQSRGQQVELFCDSSLLHIKNILVSSRGNADSYSCSESGEHNPSTSVCVSNSSCWDVTYTSRRVCALVGSTVDIHSSYSHPTGYTVVNTFWHYSNFDLDLREEQQFVGRVEYDENTLRIKDVKTSDSGEYRFRIITNTSGGKYSGSPGVILTVTDTQVTSSPDPAVDGENVILHCSTKCTLDNKHTYIWYKNGTQVTDGFTLLNKLYLNSASREEIQRYSCGAIQISVLQKLIWLRSIVVTLSVFLTIALIGILWYRIRKYTLSKNQKDTKMEAQYESVYSNAAPSKPAHKEENNENQDIHYSSINFGGFKTKHASVESTDTTEKEDVQYASVIFS comes from the exons ATGAACTTCAGACTCTCGTCACTCATTCTGCTGTTACACATTCAAG ggTCCCTGACATTGGACAGCTTTTCTGTAACCTGTACTAAAAAGAACATCTGTGCTGTAAGGGGAACAGAGGTGACACTGAGGTGCTCTTACACAAACAGAGACATCAAAACTATGTTCTGGTTTAACAAGAAACAAAGTAAAAACtggagagaaaagaaagaaccTGAAGATTTGAGGTTAGATTCAGACTACTCAGGACGAGTGAAGCAGTGGTTATATTACTACCCATCAGATCTCACAATAACAGATGTGAGAGAGAGCGACTCTGGAGAATATCAGCTCATGTTCATTATGAAGGATGGAGTTAAACACATCAGCTCAGTCACAGTCAATCTAACAGTCACAG TTTTACAGGTGAAGATGATTCCTCAATCTAGAGGGCAGCAAGTAGAACTGTTCTGTGATTCTTCCT TattacacataaaaaacatattagtGTCATCCAGAGGAAACGCTGACAGCTATTCCTGCTCTGAGTCTGGTGAACACAACCCCTCCACTTCTGTGT GTGTGTCTAACAGCAGCTGTTGGGATGTGACTTACACATCTAGAAGAGTTTGTGCTTTAGTGGGATCAACAGTAGATATTCACTCTTCATATTCACATCCCACTGGATATACAGTAGTGAACACATTCTGGCATTATTCAAATTTTGACTTGGATCTGCGTGAGGAGCAGCAGTTTGTTGGTCGTGTGGAGTATGATGAAAACACACTGAGAATCAAAGATGTCAAGACGAGCGACTCTGGAGAATATCGATTCAGAATCATCACTAACACATCAGGAGGCAAATATTCTGGTTCACCTGGAGTCATTCTTACTGTTACAG atacaCAGGTGACAAGCAGTCCAGACCCTGCGGTAGATGGAGAAAATGTGATATTACACTGTTCAACCAAATGCACTCTGgataacaaacacacatacatctggtATAAGAATGGAACACAGGTTACAGATGGATTCACATTATTAAACAAGCTGTACCTGAACTCAGCCAGCAGAGAGGAGATACAACGGTATTCATGTGGTGCCATACAGATCTCAG TTCTACAGAAGCTCATATGGTTACGAAGCATTGTGGTCACACTGTCTGTATTTCTGACTATTGCACTCATAGGAATCCTGTGGTACAG GATAAGAAAGTATACCTTGTCTAAAAACCAGAAGGACACCAAGATGGAGGCACAG TATGAGTCAGTGTACAGTAATGCTGCACCGTCTAAGCCCGCGCATAAAGAAGAAAATAACGAAAATCAGGATATTCATTATTCCAGCATTAACTTTGGAGGCTTCAAAACGAAGCACGCATCTGTAGAGTCCACAGACACCACAGAAAAAGAGGATGTTCAGTACGCCTCTGTAATTTTCAGTTGA
- the LOC130430283 gene encoding sialoadhesin-like, with protein sequence MTNKSVCEILQRKIMNFRLSSLILLLHIQGSLTLDSFSVTCTKKNICAVRGAEVTWSCYYTNIKTVFWFNKKQSKNWREKNEPEDLRLDSNYSGRVKQSLYYYQSELTITDVRERDSGEYQLMFIMKDGVKHISSVTVNLTVTVLQVKMIPQSTGQQVELICDSSCELKSRSNYDWYKNGHRFNNNNNTSKNILVSSRGNADSYSCSEYGGHNPSTSVCVSNSSCWDVTYTSRRVCALVGSTVDIHSSYSHPTGYTVVNTFWHYSNFDLDLREEQQFDGRVEYEENTLRIKDVKTSDSGEYRFRIITNTSGGK encoded by the exons AT GACTAACAAAAGTGTATGTGAGATCCTACAACGTAAAATCATGAACTTCAGACTCTCGTCACTCATTCTGCTGTTACACATTCAAG ggTCCCTGACATTGGACAGCTTTTCTGTAACCTGTActaaaaagaacatttgtgCTGTAAGGGGAGCAGAGGTGACATGGTCGTGCTATTACACAAACATCAAAACTGTGTTCTGGTTTAACAAGAAACAAAGTAAAAACTGGAGAGAAAAGAATGAACCTGAAGATTTGAGGTTAGATTCAAACTACTCAGGACGAGTGAAACAGAGTTTATATTACTACCAATCAGAACTCACAATAAcagatgtgagagagagagactctggAGAATATCAGCTCATGTTCATTATGAAGGATGGAGTTAAACACATCAGCTCAGTCACAGTCAATCTAACAGTCACAG TTTTACAGGTGAAGATGATTCCTCAATCTACAGGGCAGCAAGTAGAACTGATCTGTGATTCTTCCTGCGAGCTGAAATCTCGATCTAATTACGACTGGTACAAGAATGGACATAGAttcaacaataacaataacacaTCAAAAAACATATTAGTGTCATCCAGAGGAAACGCTGACAGCTATTCCTGCTCTGAGTATGGTGGACACAACCCCTCCACTTCTGTGT GTGTGTCTAACAGCAGCTGTTGGGATGTGACTTACACATCTAGAAGAGTTTGTGCTTTAGTGGGATCAACAGTAGATATTCACTCTTCATATTCACATCCCACTGGATATACAGTAGTGAACACATTCTGGCATTATTCAAATTTTGACTTGGATCTGCGTGAGGAGCAGCAGTTTGATGGTCGTGTGGAGTATGAAGAAAACACACTGAGAATCAAAGACGTCAAGACGAGCGACTCTGGAGAATATCGATTCAGAATCATCACTAACACATCAGGAGGCAAATGA
- the LOC130430430 gene encoding uncharacterized protein LOC130430430 — protein sequence MTNKSICEILQRYIMNFRLSSIILLLHIQGSLTLDSFNVTCTKKNICAGRGTEVTLRCSNTNINFKTMFWFNKKQSKNWREKNEPEDLRLDSDYSGRVKQSSTYYASELTITDVRERDSGEYQLMFIIRDGVKHISSVTVNLTVTVLQVKMIPQATGQQVELICHSSCKLTSGSYYDWYKNGQKFKYYTSKKILVSSRGNADSYSCSEYGGHNPSTSVCVSNSGCWDVTYTSRRVCALVGSTVDIHSSYSHPTGYTVVNTYWHLSNFYSLDLREEQQFDGRVEYEENTLRIKDVKTSDSGEYRFRIITNTSYGKLSGSPGVILTVTDSQVTSSPDPVVDGENVILH from the exons AT GACTAACAAAAGTATATGTGAGATCCTACAACGTTACATCATGAACTTCAGACTCTCGTCAATCATTCTGCTGTTACACATTCAAG ggTCCCTGACATTGGACAGCTTCAATGTAACCTGTActaaaaagaacatttgtgCTGGAAGGGGAACAGAGGTGACGCTGAGGTGCTCTAACACAAACATCAACTTCAAAACTATGTTCTGGTTTAACAAGAAACAAAGTAAAAACTGGAGAGAAAAGAATGAACCTGAAGATTTGAGGTTAGATTCAGACTACTCAGGACGAGTGAAGCAGAGCTCCACTTACTACGCATCAGAACTCACAATAAcagatgtgagagagagagactctggAGAATATCAGCTCATGTTCATTATAAGGGATGGAGTTAAACACATCAGCTCAGTCACAGTCAATCTAACAGTCACAG TTTTACAGGTGAAGATGATTCCTCAAGCTACAGGGCAGCAAGTAGAGCTGATCTGTCATTCTTCCTGCAAGCTGACATCTGGATCTTATTACGACTGGTACAAGAATGGACAAAAATTTAAGTATTACACATCAAAAAAGATATTAGTGTCATCCAGAGGAAACGCTGACAGCTATTCCTGCTCTGAGTATGGTGGACACAACCCCTCCACTTCTGTGT GTGTGTCTAACAGCGGCTGTTGGGATGTGACTTACACGTCTAGAAGAGTTTGTGCTTTAGTGGGATCAACAGTAGATATTCACTCTTCATACTCACATCCCACTGGATATACAGTAGTGAACACATACTGGCATTTGTCAAACTTTTACTCACTGGATCTGCGTGAGGAGCAGCAGTTTGATGGTCGTGTGGAGTATGAAGAAAACACACTGAGAATAAAAGACGTCAAGACGAGCGACTCTGGAGAATATCGATTCAGAATCATCACTAACACATCATACGGCAAATTATCTGGTTCCCCTGGAGTCATTCTTACTGTTACAG ATTCACAGGTGACAAGCAGTCCAGACCCTGTGGTAGATGGAGAAAATGTGATATTACACTGA